A window of the Amycolatopsis solani genome harbors these coding sequences:
- a CDS encoding NifU family protein, with product MTGVDQVGARIEQLLGEFGGKDAELAEDLVHTLLEFYGAGLARIVELAGPPLLDRLAEDDLVRGLLVLHDLHPRSTYERVAEALDKVRPYLGSHAGDVEFAGIDDGVLRLRLRGSCDGCPSSAVTAKHAIERVVREAAPEISDVVVEGVVDAAPAGRPLLPLCPVEVS from the coding sequence ATGACCGGCGTCGACCAGGTCGGCGCGCGCATCGAGCAGCTGCTGGGCGAGTTCGGCGGGAAGGACGCCGAGCTCGCCGAGGACCTCGTCCACACGCTGCTCGAGTTCTACGGCGCCGGCCTGGCCCGGATCGTCGAGCTCGCCGGCCCGCCCTTGCTGGACCGCCTGGCCGAGGACGACCTCGTCCGCGGCCTGCTCGTGCTGCACGACCTGCACCCGCGGTCGACGTACGAGCGGGTCGCCGAGGCACTCGACAAGGTCCGGCCGTACCTCGGCTCGCACGCCGGGGACGTCGAGTTCGCCGGGATCGACGACGGCGTCCTGCGGCTGCGGCTGCGGGGTTCGTGCGACGGCTGCCCGTCCTCGGCGGTCACCGCGAAGCACGCCATCGAGCGCGTGGTCCGGGAAGCGGCGCCGGAGATCTCCGACGTCGTCGTCGAAGGGGTGGTGGATGCCGCTCCGGCCGGGCGGCCGCTGCTGCCCCTGTGTCCGGTGGAGGTCTCGTGA
- a CDS encoding DUF5947 family protein produces MTGGLRRFRTPARRAAPGEKCEMCAEPVGAEHGHVIDLESRTILCTCRGCYLLFTHRGAGGKRHRAVPDRVRHLPRFGPGPALWESAGIPVKTAFLFRNSVQDRTVAFYPSPAGATESLLPLGTGDDLLADVADDVEALLVNQLEDGFEAFLVPIDVCYELVGLVRSTWRGFDGGTEAHEAIDGFFARLRERGDG; encoded by the coding sequence GTGACCGGTGGCCTGCGCAGGTTCCGCACGCCCGCCCGGCGCGCCGCGCCGGGTGAGAAGTGCGAGATGTGCGCGGAACCGGTCGGCGCGGAGCACGGGCACGTCATCGACCTCGAATCCCGGACCATCCTGTGCACCTGCCGGGGCTGTTACCTGCTCTTCACCCACCGCGGCGCGGGCGGGAAGCGGCACCGGGCGGTGCCGGACCGGGTTCGGCACCTGCCCCGCTTCGGCCCCGGCCCGGCGCTGTGGGAGTCCGCCGGGATCCCGGTCAAGACGGCGTTCCTGTTCCGGAACTCGGTGCAGGACCGCACGGTCGCCTTCTACCCGAGCCCGGCGGGCGCGACGGAGTCCCTGCTCCCGCTGGGCACCGGCGACGACCTGCTCGCCGACGTCGCCGACGACGTCGAAGCGCTGCTGGTGAACCAGCTCGAAGACGGTTTCGAGGCCTTCCTCGTGCCGATCGACGTCTGCTATGAGCTGGTCGGGCTGGTCCGCTCGACCTGGCGCGGTTTCGACGGCGGCACCGAAGCGCACGAGGCCATCGACGGCTTCTTCGCCCGGCTGCGGGAGCGCGGCGATGGCTGA
- a CDS encoding DUF6084 family protein — protein sequence MAELTFDCVDVRPLRYAASPTLAFRLRISELSGQPVHAMVLRVQIRIEPQRRRYADGESELLTHLFGERSRWGETLKPFQFATVSVTVPGFSGATEVDAEVPCTYDLEVAAGKYFHALSEGVVPMVLLFSGTVFGKGGPGFWVEQVPWHTQAECRLPVAVWDELMARYFPDVAWLKLPHRTVDALLEYQARHAIPTCEAAVEQLLAGGP from the coding sequence ATGGCTGAGCTGACCTTCGACTGCGTCGACGTCCGGCCGCTGCGCTACGCCGCGTCCCCGACGCTGGCGTTCAGGCTGCGGATCTCCGAACTGAGCGGGCAGCCCGTCCACGCGATGGTGCTGCGCGTCCAGATCCGCATCGAGCCGCAGCGCCGCCGGTACGCCGACGGCGAGTCGGAGCTGCTCACCCACCTCTTCGGCGAGCGGTCACGGTGGGGCGAGACGCTGAAGCCGTTCCAGTTCGCGACCGTCTCGGTGACGGTGCCGGGGTTCAGCGGCGCCACCGAGGTCGACGCCGAGGTGCCGTGCACCTACGACCTCGAAGTCGCGGCCGGCAAGTACTTCCACGCGCTCTCCGAGGGCGTGGTGCCGATGGTGCTGCTGTTCAGCGGGACGGTGTTCGGCAAGGGCGGGCCGGGGTTCTGGGTCGAGCAGGTGCCGTGGCACACGCAGGCCGAGTGCCGGCTGCCGGTGGCCGTCTGGGACGAGCTGATGGCGCGGTACTTCCCGGACGTCGCGTGGCTCAAGCTGCCGCACCGGACGGTGGACGCGCTGCTCGAGTACCAGGCGCGGCACGCGATCCCGACCTGCGAAGCCGCCGTCGAGCAGTTGCTGGCCGGTGGACCGTGA
- a CDS encoding hydrogenase maturation protease, translating into MRPRVLVAGIGNIFLGDDGFGVEVIKELERADLPPWVQIADYGIAGMHLAYDLMGGYDTTILLDATPHGRPPGTLSLIEADTDDLTTSSIDAHGMQPDAVFRLLRLLGGDAGRVLLVGCEPACLDGGIGLSPQVEAAVPAAVRAVTELAWGTSPQLQTTEV; encoded by the coding sequence ATGAGGCCACGAGTACTGGTCGCCGGCATCGGCAACATCTTCCTCGGCGACGACGGTTTCGGCGTCGAAGTCATCAAGGAGCTGGAGCGGGCCGACCTGCCGCCGTGGGTGCAGATCGCCGACTACGGCATCGCGGGCATGCACCTCGCCTACGACCTGATGGGCGGCTACGACACGACGATCCTGCTCGACGCGACCCCGCACGGCCGCCCGCCCGGCACGCTCTCGCTCATCGAGGCCGACACCGACGACCTCACTACGTCGTCGATCGACGCACACGGCATGCAGCCCGACGCGGTGTTCCGGTTGCTCCGGCTGCTCGGCGGCGACGCCGGGCGGGTGCTGCTCGTCGGCTGCGAGCCGGCGTGCCTCGACGGCGGGATCGGACTGTCACCGCAGGTCGAAGCCGCGGTTCCGGCGGCCGTCCGCGCGGTGACCGAACTCGCCTGGGGCACCAGTCCGCAACTGCAGACCACGGAGGTCTGA